A window of the Egibacter rhizosphaerae genome harbors these coding sequences:
- a CDS encoding ABC transporter permease, which produces MRLALYLAKRLGLLLVSLLGVSIITFVVTRVVPGNPAALIVGEYADHARVEEVIASLGFDRPLHEQYFTYLGSLLQGDLGTSWRTGNDVVADLAVRWPATVELAGFALVLILLWALPLGIWAGTRPGSVPDRFANALSGLGVSMPEFWLGVLLLFVFFGTLGWAPPPLGRISGVSAPPTITGFYLVDALMAGQWAALWAALRQLLLPAATLAFVLGAPLLRVTRAFMREAMSAQHIRAARALGVGRASLVFRHGLPNALLPVTTMMAMLFGYLLGGTVMVEYVFAWPGLGKYAVDSINAGDYAPVMAVVLVSALSYLLVYMLVDIMHFFLDPRSRA; this is translated from the coding sequence ATGCGTCTCGCCCTCTACCTTGCCAAGCGTCTCGGACTGCTGCTCGTGTCCTTGCTCGGTGTGAGCATCATCACGTTCGTGGTCACGCGGGTGGTGCCGGGGAATCCGGCGGCGTTGATCGTCGGGGAGTACGCCGACCATGCCCGGGTCGAGGAGGTCATCGCGAGCCTGGGCTTTGACCGGCCCCTCCACGAGCAGTACTTCACGTACCTGGGCTCCCTGCTTCAGGGGGACCTGGGCACCAGCTGGCGCACGGGCAACGACGTGGTGGCCGACCTCGCGGTGCGTTGGCCTGCGACCGTCGAGCTCGCCGGCTTTGCCCTCGTGCTCATCCTTCTCTGGGCATTGCCACTCGGGATCTGGGCTGGGACTCGCCCGGGTTCCGTCCCCGATCGGTTCGCGAACGCCCTCTCCGGGCTCGGGGTGTCGATGCCCGAGTTCTGGCTCGGGGTGCTCCTGTTGTTCGTCTTCTTCGGGACGCTCGGGTGGGCGCCGCCCCCCCTGGGACGCATCTCGGGGGTGTCCGCGCCCCCGACGATCACCGGCTTCTATTTGGTCGACGCCCTGATGGCCGGACAGTGGGCGGCCCTGTGGGCCGCATTGCGACAATTGCTGCTGCCGGCCGCGACGCTTGCCTTCGTCTTGGGTGCCCCGTTGTTGCGGGTCACACGCGCCTTCATGCGTGAGGCGATGTCGGCGCAGCACATTCGAGCCGCGCGGGCGTTGGGCGTGGGCCGGGCCTCCCTGGTCTTCCGACACGGGTTGCCGAACGCCTTGCTGCCGGTCACCACGATGATGGCGATGCTCTTCGGCTACCTGCTGGGGGGGACCGTCATGGTCGAGTACGTCTTCGCCTGGCCGGGACTCGGGAAGTACGCCGTGGACTCGATCAACGCTGGTGACTATGCCCCTGTCATGGCGGTCGTGCTGGTAAGCGCGCTGAGCTACCTGCTGGTCTACATGCTTGTGGACATCATGCACTTCTTCCTCGACCCGAGGTCTCGCGCATGA
- a CDS encoding ABC transporter permease gives MSAPSATPDGARRPIAGLRRFASPAYVALTIIVLIALVGPFLVGDPEAVGTGPTLAGPSLAHPMGTNEFGMDMMSRVVHAARLDLGVAVSASAIAVAIGMPLGALAAYRGGWLDNVVLRISESFQAFPVLLLGMAIIAALESSIPNLIGVIALVNIPVYVRLTRSAVVPLKESDFVLAARCAGHGTPRIVARHILPNVTNVVAAQFSVNCAWAIQILAGLSFIGVGVALPTAEWGAMVRGGADRVVYGEWWVAMFPGLAILVTVLTLNAVAERIRHGD, from the coding sequence ATGAGCGCACCGAGCGCCACACCGGACGGAGCACGTCGCCCGATCGCGGGATTGCGAAGGTTCGCGAGCCCGGCGTACGTAGCCCTCACCATCATCGTGCTCATCGCCTTGGTCGGTCCGTTCCTGGTCGGAGATCCCGAGGCCGTCGGGACCGGGCCGACCCTCGCAGGACCGTCGCTGGCTCATCCGATGGGCACGAACGAGTTCGGCATGGACATGATGTCGCGGGTCGTGCATGCGGCGCGCCTGGATCTCGGCGTCGCAGTGAGCGCCTCCGCGATCGCGGTTGCGATCGGGATGCCGCTTGGCGCGCTGGCCGCGTACCGAGGCGGCTGGCTCGACAACGTCGTCCTCCGTATCTCGGAGTCGTTTCAGGCTTTTCCGGTCCTGCTACTCGGCATGGCGATCATCGCGGCGCTCGAATCGAGCATCCCGAATCTGATCGGCGTCATCGCCCTCGTCAACATCCCGGTGTACGTGCGGCTGACGCGCAGTGCGGTCGTGCCCCTCAAGGAAAGCGATTTCGTGCTCGCCGCGCGGTGCGCCGGCCACGGAACGCCAAGGATCGTCGCTCGGCACATTCTCCCGAACGTCACGAACGTCGTCGCCGCGCAGTTCTCGGTGAACTGCGCCTGGGCGATCCAGATCCTCGCCGGCTTGAGCTTCATCGGTGTAGGCGTCGCGCTACCGACGGCGGAGTGGGGGGCGATGGTGCGCGGTGGCGCTGACCGCGTGGTGTACGGCGAATGGTGGGTGGCCATGTTCCCGGGTCTCGCGATTCTCGTGACCGTCCTCACGCTCAATGCGGTCGCAGAACGGATCCGGCATGGAGACTGA
- a CDS encoding ABC transporter ATP-binding protein: METEPGRLPASACDADGPLLAVDDLRVRLRGQEHDVHALQGVSFDVAPRRRVGLVGESGSGKSLTAAAIMGMLPPQAVVDGGRIDLDGLDLVRASERQMRRVRGTRLSVVFQHAKASLNPVLTVGSQIAEVLRIHKGLSRRESHEGAVDLLRQMGIPNPQERAREYAHQYSGGMAQRATLALTMACSPDLLIADEPTTGLDVTVEEQVLELLTSEIDARGASLLFISHDLGAVARICDDVVVLYAGMVMESGPAERVLKDPRNPYTRELLRCFDRQPGQRLHTIEGQVPTITTPHTRCPFTDRCPSVGPECHSSVPQLREMDGRKVACHRV, from the coding sequence ATGGAGACTGAGCCAGGCCGACTGCCCGCAAGCGCGTGCGACGCGGATGGACCCTTGCTCGCGGTCGACGACCTGCGCGTGCGCCTTCGTGGCCAAGAGCACGACGTCCACGCCTTGCAGGGGGTCAGTTTCGACGTGGCGCCCAGACGACGCGTCGGGCTGGTGGGTGAGTCGGGCTCGGGGAAGAGCCTTACCGCGGCCGCGATCATGGGCATGCTCCCCCCACAAGCCGTCGTCGACGGCGGTCGCATCGACCTCGACGGACTGGACCTCGTGCGCGCGTCGGAGCGCCAGATGCGCCGGGTCCGCGGAACGCGACTGTCGGTGGTGTTCCAGCACGCGAAGGCGTCGCTGAACCCCGTCCTCACGGTGGGGAGCCAGATCGCGGAGGTACTGCGTATCCACAAGGGACTGTCACGTCGAGAGAGTCACGAGGGGGCTGTCGACCTCCTGCGTCAGATGGGCATCCCGAATCCGCAGGAACGTGCGCGCGAGTACGCGCACCAGTACTCAGGTGGGATGGCCCAGCGGGCCACGCTCGCGCTCACGATGGCGTGCTCACCCGACCTGCTCATCGCGGACGAGCCCACAACCGGACTGGACGTGACCGTCGAGGAGCAGGTCCTTGAGCTGCTGACCAGCGAGATCGACGCGCGAGGGGCGTCCCTGCTCTTCATCAGCCATGACCTCGGCGCTGTAGCGCGTATCTGCGACGACGTGGTCGTCCTCTACGCGGGAATGGTGATGGAGAGTGGGCCCGCGGAGCGGGTTCTCAAGGATCCCAGGAACCCGTACACCCGCGAGCTCCTTCGTTGCTTCGACCGACAACCGGGGCAGCGGCTGCACACGATCGAGGGGCAGGTCCCCACCATCACGACCCCTCATACGCGGTGTCCCTTCACCGACCGCTGCCCGTCGGTCGGGCCGGAGTGCCACTCATCGGTCCCTCAGCTCCGCGAGATGGACGGCAGAAAGGTGGCCTGTCATCGAGTCTGA
- a CDS encoding ABC transporter ATP-binding protein — translation MSFTVGRSETFALVGESGSGKSTVGRVLLRLTEQTAGSIVFDGEEIGRLSERQARRFRHRIQMLFQDPMAAFDPRMTIRESLAEFLRLRGVPRSAVNSEVARALASVGLDSDLARRRPGALSGGQLQRVGVARALAPEPELVFLDEPTSALDVSIRGQIVNLLSELQETQSVGYVLVTHDLRVVEAMADRVGVMYLGQLVEVCAKEELFERPLHPYTRALIGVTRRSAIAEGAADHAVGLGRLHGELSLEHAEREGCRLAPRCPFAEARCEEPQELVQVAPAHWARCWKALDVEQQVDADATKGS, via the coding sequence GTGTCGTTCACGGTAGGTCGCAGCGAGACGTTCGCGCTCGTCGGCGAATCGGGCTCCGGGAAGTCCACGGTGGGGCGGGTCCTGTTGCGCCTCACCGAGCAGACCGCGGGCTCGATCGTCTTCGACGGTGAGGAAATCGGGAGGCTCTCCGAACGTCAGGCCCGCCGCTTCCGGCATCGCATCCAGATGTTGTTTCAAGACCCAATGGCTGCGTTCGATCCCCGGATGACGATCCGGGAGAGCCTCGCCGAGTTCCTCAGGCTACGCGGGGTGCCGCGGAGCGCCGTGAACAGCGAAGTGGCTCGCGCCCTAGCGTCCGTGGGCTTGGACTCGGACCTCGCCCGACGTCGGCCCGGAGCGCTGAGCGGCGGCCAGCTCCAGCGTGTTGGCGTCGCTCGGGCCCTAGCGCCGGAGCCGGAGCTGGTGTTTCTCGACGAGCCCACCTCCGCGCTGGACGTCTCGATCCGTGGTCAGATCGTGAACCTGCTGTCCGAGCTGCAGGAGACACAGTCGGTCGGCTACGTCCTCGTGACCCACGACTTGCGCGTCGTCGAGGCCATGGCCGATCGGGTCGGTGTGATGTACCTGGGTCAGCTTGTTGAGGTCTGTGCCAAGGAAGAGTTGTTCGAGCGACCGCTGCATCCGTACACGCGGGCCCTCATCGGGGTCACCCGCCGGTCCGCGATCGCCGAGGGAGCAGCCGATCACGCGGTCGGCCTCGGGCGCTTGCATGGCGAGCTGTCGCTCGAGCACGCCGAACGCGAGGGCTGCCGTCTCGCTCCACGGTGCCCCTTCGCGGAGGCTCGGTGCGAGGAGCCGCAGGAGTTGGTGCAGGTCGCGCCGGCCCACTGGGCGCGCTGCTGGAAGGCGCTGGACGTCGAGCAACAGGTCGACGCCGACGCCACGAAGGGTTCGTGA
- a CDS encoding aspartate/glutamate racemase family protein — protein MRIRVLVPLTLEGVGDEPMHELLELYAQVGAKSTELSVAKITGGPSTVEQHYDEALAAGYAVMEAERAEREGCDAVLNACFGDPGLRACREAVRIPVMGTGLASMTVATTLGSAFGLVAVEENGIPLMRDLASSYGHAHRLAGIRPLGASVPEILGSSAPGEGRDTLLEQALVPARRLVEEDGADVLILGCGGLGNVGAPKWLEERLGVPVLDPNVTALKLTELLVVGGVAHSRTTYPPPRAKPRSHPG, from the coding sequence ATGAGGATCCGGGTGCTCGTTCCTCTCACCCTTGAGGGTGTCGGGGACGAGCCGATGCACGAACTTCTCGAGCTGTACGCCCAGGTCGGGGCGAAGAGCACCGAGCTCTCGGTCGCGAAGATTACCGGCGGCCCATCGACGGTCGAGCAGCACTACGACGAGGCGCTGGCTGCCGGCTACGCGGTGATGGAGGCGGAGCGCGCCGAGCGTGAGGGTTGCGACGCTGTATTGAACGCGTGTTTCGGGGACCCGGGTCTGCGCGCCTGCCGTGAGGCGGTCCGCATCCCCGTGATGGGGACCGGGCTCGCGTCGATGACGGTGGCCACCACGCTGGGGAGTGCCTTCGGCCTCGTCGCAGTCGAGGAGAACGGCATTCCCCTGATGCGTGACCTCGCTAGTTCGTACGGCCACGCGCATCGGTTGGCGGGTATCCGTCCGCTGGGCGCGTCGGTCCCCGAGATCCTCGGCAGCAGCGCACCGGGAGAAGGGCGAGACACGCTCCTGGAGCAAGCCCTCGTTCCGGCCCGGCGGCTCGTGGAGGAGGATGGCGCCGACGTCCTCATCCTGGGCTGCGGGGGACTCGGCAACGTTGGCGCCCCGAAGTGGCTGGAGGAGAGGCTTGGTGTCCCTGTCCTCGATCCCAACGTCACTGCGCTGAAGCTAACCGAACTCCTCGTCGTGGGCGGCGTCGCGCACAGCCGGACGACCTACCCGCCTCCTCGAGCAAAGCCGCGCAGCCACCCCGGGTGA
- a CDS encoding hydantoinase B/oxoprolinase family protein, giving the protein MVDPITVEVVRHALIAAAEEMKTNLRRTAYNPIIYEVLDFSCGVLDRNTRMVAQSDGLPIFLGNLTATVSTMVADVGVDRLRPGDVYLMNDPYEAGNHLNDVATIAPVFSDGDELLGFACTRAHWLDIGGKDPAGSLDATEIMQEGLWFRSVLLQRAGEPVPAVYRMIEHNIRYARNMLGDLRAQVAATHVGAQRVREIFARHGTSVVEQAIASMHQQGDQRTRDAIRLMPDGVYEAETCMDDDCRGNGPLPVKVTATVEGSDLTIDLAGSHGQNVGPVNAGLPATEAACKIALKALTHPRTPTTDGDFEALRVLCPEDSMFNAQFPAPTFMYTTHLITLTDLVIRALSGATPRMAVAGHYGHLCGFFFVGFEPTDGELYIHQEPEHGGWGAGPHGDGESAMISIANGDTQNLPAEIIEARFPLRVERHALRPDTGGPGMYRGGLGTYRDYRVLGHNPEMTSVIDRRTCPPWGLQGGGSGSPARVMVDAEGAAPAEYGNGRRVRVGADQVVSVQTPGGGGWGSPLARDPEQVRLDVERGYVTSAAARLHYGVVVDEVGEFLDADATARVREDLSRDEGVTTP; this is encoded by the coding sequence ATGGTTGACCCCATCACCGTCGAGGTCGTGCGCCACGCGCTGATCGCTGCTGCGGAGGAGATGAAGACCAACCTCCGCCGCACGGCCTACAACCCGATCATCTACGAGGTTCTCGATTTCAGCTGCGGGGTGCTGGATCGCAACACCCGAATGGTCGCGCAGTCCGACGGCCTGCCCATCTTCCTCGGTAACCTGACGGCCACGGTGAGCACCATGGTGGCCGACGTGGGCGTCGACCGACTTCGGCCGGGCGACGTGTACCTCATGAACGACCCGTACGAGGCGGGAAACCACCTCAACGACGTCGCGACCATCGCGCCGGTCTTCTCGGACGGGGACGAGCTGTTGGGCTTCGCCTGCACACGTGCGCACTGGCTCGACATCGGGGGCAAGGACCCTGCGGGGAGCCTGGACGCGACCGAGATAATGCAGGAGGGGCTGTGGTTCCGCTCGGTACTACTACAGCGGGCAGGCGAACCGGTCCCCGCGGTGTACCGGATGATCGAGCACAACATCCGCTACGCGCGCAACATGCTCGGCGACCTCCGCGCGCAAGTCGCCGCAACCCACGTGGGCGCTCAACGGGTTCGGGAGATCTTCGCTCGTCACGGAACGTCGGTCGTCGAGCAGGCCATCGCGTCCATGCACCAGCAGGGTGACCAGCGGACACGCGACGCCATCCGACTCATGCCGGATGGGGTCTACGAGGCCGAAACCTGTATGGACGACGATTGCCGCGGCAACGGCCCGCTGCCCGTCAAAGTGACGGCCACCGTGGAGGGCAGCGACCTCACTATCGATCTGGCGGGCTCGCACGGACAGAACGTGGGTCCCGTCAATGCCGGACTCCCAGCGACCGAGGCCGCCTGCAAGATCGCGCTGAAGGCTCTCACGCACCCGCGAACCCCGACAACGGACGGGGATTTCGAGGCGTTACGCGTCCTCTGCCCCGAGGACAGCATGTTCAACGCCCAGTTCCCGGCTCCGACGTTCATGTACACCACCCACCTGATCACGCTGACCGATCTCGTGATCCGGGCGCTGAGCGGAGCAACGCCGCGGATGGCAGTGGCGGGGCACTACGGGCACCTTTGTGGATTCTTCTTCGTCGGCTTCGAGCCCACGGATGGGGAGTTGTACATCCACCAGGAACCCGAGCACGGTGGGTGGGGGGCGGGGCCCCACGGGGATGGGGAGAGCGCGATGATCTCCATCGCGAACGGCGACACGCAGAACCTACCGGCGGAGATCATCGAGGCGCGGTTCCCGCTCCGTGTTGAGCGGCATGCCCTGCGTCCTGACACCGGCGGTCCAGGCATGTATCGCGGAGGGCTGGGTACCTATCGCGACTACCGCGTACTCGGTCACAACCCCGAGATGACGTCGGTGATCGATCGGCGCACCTGTCCGCCGTGGGGTCTTCAGGGCGGTGGAAGCGGCTCACCTGCGCGAGTGATGGTGGACGCCGAAGGCGCAGCGCCCGCCGAGTACGGGAACGGGCGTCGCGTACGGGTGGGTGCAGACCAGGTCGTCAGTGTTCAAACGCCCGGTGGCGGCGGGTGGGGCTCCCCGCTGGCCCGAGACCCGGAGCAGGTCCGGCTCGACGTCGAACGTGGCTACGTCACATCCGCGGCGGCTCGGCTCCATTACGGGGTGGTGGTGGATGAGGTCGGGGAATTCCTGGACGCCGACGCGACCGCTCGGGTGCGCGAGGATCTGAGCCGCGACGAGGGGGTGACAACACCATGA
- a CDS encoding cupin domain-containing protein, with protein sequence MGEALRALRQERGLSLAEVAKATGISPSFLSLVETGKNDITVGRLTRLVQFYDVSVLDLLPDERHEEPDVIRASEQKLLHSPAEGIDAYLMISDVDRDMLPMLLVFEPGATLAEPGRHQGEEFVHVLEGVLRLEVNGQHVRTLFPGDSAHYSAERPHLFSNARTDSRLRILCVDSASPL encoded by the coding sequence GTGGGTGAGGCGCTGCGTGCCCTGCGGCAGGAACGTGGGCTGTCTCTCGCGGAGGTCGCCAAGGCGACCGGGATCTCCCCCTCGTTCCTCTCCCTCGTGGAGACCGGCAAGAACGACATCACGGTCGGACGCCTCACTCGGCTCGTCCAGTTCTACGACGTGTCCGTGCTGGATCTGCTTCCGGACGAGCGACACGAGGAGCCCGACGTCATCCGTGCCTCCGAGCAGAAGTTGCTGCACTCCCCGGCTGAGGGCATCGATGCGTACCTCATGATCTCAGATGTCGACCGCGACATGTTGCCGATGCTGCTCGTCTTCGAGCCGGGGGCGACGCTGGCCGAGCCCGGACGCCATCAAGGCGAGGAGTTCGTGCACGTTCTCGAGGGCGTGCTCCGGCTCGAAGTAAACGGCCAACACGTCAGGACGCTGTTCCCGGGTGACAGCGCGCACTACTCGGCCGAACGCCCCCACCTCTTCTCGAACGCTCGGACCGACAGCCGCCTGCGCATCCTCTGCGTTGACTCTGCGTCACCCCTCTGA
- a CDS encoding RidA family protein, translating to MDTRRSWSGSPWEERAGYCRAVRVDDRAWVAGTAPFADDGSVVAPGDMAAQTRRCLEILTQGLADVGAEPGHVVATRMYVTDITLAGELSEPHREAFGGNPPAATLVQVAALVHPDVLIEVEAEAVVRDR from the coding sequence ATGGACACCCGTCGCTCGTGGTCGGGATCGCCGTGGGAGGAACGCGCGGGCTACTGCCGCGCGGTGCGCGTCGACGACCGCGCTTGGGTCGCTGGAACCGCACCGTTCGCCGACGACGGCAGCGTCGTCGCACCGGGCGACATGGCCGCACAGACCCGCCGATGCCTCGAGATCCTGACGCAGGGGCTCGCGGACGTCGGGGCCGAGCCCGGTCACGTCGTCGCGACCCGGATGTACGTCACCGACATCACGCTGGCGGGCGAGCTCAGCGAGCCCCACCGGGAGGCCTTCGGCGGCAACCCGCCCGCCGCGACGCTCGTGCAGGTCGCCGCGCTGGTTCACCCGGACGTGCTCATCGAGGTGGAGGCCGAGGCGGTCGTCCGCGACCGCTGA
- a CDS encoding PadR family transcriptional regulator, with protein MSSVRLFLLGALARKGPMHGHEIRRNAERDRTERWTDITVGSLYGALKRMANESLIEVHATEQHGNLPARTVYAITDEGRQELARQRQRFLEDTRPRPDPVDLALQYSDDLSHEQLRELVTERQLALTAQLDSWQDLVESATPHLQGLEPVIVRHTLRRLEAELAWHEELLAFLDDPEAG; from the coding sequence ATGAGCTCCGTCCGCCTGTTCCTGCTGGGCGCCCTGGCCCGGAAAGGCCCCATGCACGGCCACGAGATCCGGCGGAACGCCGAGCGGGACCGCACCGAGCGATGGACCGACATCACCGTCGGCTCGCTCTACGGCGCGTTGAAGCGCATGGCCAACGAGAGCCTCATCGAGGTCCACGCCACCGAGCAGCACGGCAACCTGCCGGCCCGCACCGTCTACGCGATCACCGACGAGGGACGCCAGGAGCTGGCCCGGCAACGCCAGCGGTTCCTGGAGGACACCCGGCCGCGCCCCGACCCGGTCGACCTCGCGCTCCAGTACAGCGACGACCTCTCACACGAGCAGCTGCGCGAGCTCGTCACCGAGCGGCAGCTCGCGCTCACCGCGCAGCTCGACTCCTGGCAGGACCTCGTCGAGTCCGCCACCCCCCACCTCCAGGGACTAGAGCCGGTGATCGTGCGGCACACGCTGCGACGGCTCGAAGCCGAGCTGGCCTGGCACGAGGAACTGCTTGCCTTCCTCGATGACCCCGAGGCTGGCTAG
- a CDS encoding multicopper oxidase family protein codes for MSSLGVLGDEILVNGTHDPHLEIGHERVRLRVLNAANDRIFAFGFDDERAFDQVATDGGLLEQPHRTRRVQLSPGERAELVVALEPGDDVVLRSFAPETGAFLERRVGGADTFDILRIAAEDELEASPPPADELAPIPPLAEPGRSPDRSIDLGDEVIDGRAMDMERIDHIIAAGTTEVWEVTNTDGDPHNLHLHDRHVQVVAVDGRSPPPELTGWHDTVHVPAGSTVQLAIEFGSYVDPTTPYMFHCHVLTHEDAGMRGQFTIVEPDEVDTAPRRIDAPDDYGHH; via the coding sequence TTGTCGAGCTTGGGGGTGCTCGGCGACGAGATCCTGGTGAACGGCACCCACGACCCCCACCTTGAGATCGGCCACGAGCGCGTGCGGCTGCGCGTGCTCAACGCCGCGAACGACCGGATCTTCGCCTTCGGGTTCGACGACGAGCGCGCCTTCGACCAGGTCGCGACCGACGGTGGGCTGCTCGAGCAACCGCACCGCACCCGCCGCGTCCAGCTGTCCCCCGGCGAGCGCGCCGAGCTCGTCGTCGCGCTCGAGCCGGGCGACGACGTCGTCCTGCGCAGCTTCGCCCCCGAGACCGGCGCGTTCCTGGAGCGTCGCGTCGGCGGCGCGGACACCTTCGACATCCTGCGCATCGCGGCCGAGGACGAGCTCGAGGCCTCACCACCGCCGGCCGACGAGCTCGCCCCCATCCCTCCGCTCGCCGAGCCGGGGAGGTCGCCGGATCGGTCGATCGATCTCGGTGACGAGGTCATCGACGGGCGCGCGATGGACATGGAGCGGATCGATCACATCATCGCTGCGGGCACGACGGAGGTGTGGGAGGTGACCAACACCGACGGCGATCCCCACAACCTGCACCTCCACGACCGGCACGTGCAGGTGGTGGCCGTCGACGGCCGTTCACCGCCCCCCGAGCTCACCGGCTGGCACGACACAGTGCACGTGCCGGCGGGCTCGACCGTGCAGCTCGCGATCGAGTTCGGCAGCTACGTCGACCCGACCACGCCGTACATGTTCCACTGCCACGTGCTGACCCACGAGGACGCCGGGATGAGGGGGCAGTTCACGATCGTGGAGCCCGACGAGGTCGACACCGCCCCGCGGCGCATCGACGCGCCCGACGACTATGGCCACCACTGA
- a CDS encoding multicopper oxidase domain-containing protein codes for MLGGTVLGAAGLVGALWWPLDSRVGWVLGAWFVLVGGALAASGIVPRWRRWPWGRPRRRAMRWGIGALTAVPLPLLLGLAWLLATAPVSNVGEQEFRNELAIPELLEPRVDAHGRKVFDLEARRGQRSFLPGTTTDTEGVNGDYLGPTLRASRGDTVRINVANGLDEPTTMHWHGMHLPAAADGGPHQIIAPGETWPPEWTIDQPAGTLWYHPHLHGKTGAHVYQGLAGMFIVDDEDSGRSTFPPSTASTTSPSSCRTACSTRTARSARRRRCRAWGCSATRSW; via the coding sequence GTGCTCGGGGGCACCGTCCTCGGTGCCGCCGGCCTCGTGGGGGCGCTCTGGTGGCCGCTCGACTCCCGCGTCGGATGGGTCCTGGGCGCCTGGTTCGTGCTCGTCGGGGGAGCCCTCGCGGCGTCCGGCATCGTGCCCCGTTGGCGACGATGGCCATGGGGGCGCCCGCGTCGGCGCGCGATGCGATGGGGGATCGGGGCACTCACCGCAGTGCCGCTGCCGCTGCTGCTCGGCCTCGCCTGGCTGCTGGCGACCGCACCGGTCTCCAACGTCGGCGAGCAGGAGTTCCGAAACGAGCTCGCTATCCCGGAGCTCCTCGAACCACGCGTGGACGCGCACGGGCGGAAGGTCTTCGACCTCGAGGCCCGTCGCGGCCAGCGCTCGTTCCTGCCCGGCACCACCACCGACACCGAGGGCGTGAACGGCGACTACCTCGGGCCGACCCTCCGCGCCTCACGAGGCGACACGGTGCGCATCAACGTGGCCAACGGGCTCGACGAGCCGACCACGATGCACTGGCACGGCATGCACCTGCCGGCAGCGGCGGACGGGGGACCGCACCAGATCATCGCGCCAGGGGAAACCTGGCCGCCCGAGTGGACCATCGATCAGCCCGCCGGGACGTTGTGGTACCACCCGCACCTGCACGGAAAGACCGGCGCGCACGTCTATCAGGGCCTCGCCGGCATGTTCATCGTCGACGACGAGGATTCGGGACGCTCGACCTTCCCGCCGAGTACGGCGTCGACGACGTCCCCCTCATCGTGCAGGACCGCCTGTTCGACGCGGACGGCGCGTTCCGCAAGGCGCCGACGTTGTCGAGCTTGGGGGTGCTCGGCGACGAGATCCTGGTGA
- a CDS encoding nucleotidyl transferase AbiEii/AbiGii toxin family protein has product MRIDDVLAVLSALEREGVDYAVIGAMAMAAHGLDRATRDLDLFVRPSEENVARLRRALRFVFDDAAIDEITAGDLGGDYPAIRYGPPEVDFTIDLVSRLGDAFTIDDLHIVETHAGSTTIRVASPATLYRMKRDTVRGRDRDDAARLRDAFDIEE; this is encoded by the coding sequence GTGCGAATCGATGACGTACTCGCGGTCCTCAGTGCGTTGGAGCGCGAAGGCGTGGACTACGCCGTCATCGGAGCCATGGCGATGGCGGCCCATGGCCTCGATCGGGCCACCCGCGACCTCGACTTGTTCGTTCGCCCCAGCGAGGAGAACGTCGCGCGGCTCCGCCGTGCGCTGCGGTTCGTCTTCGACGACGCCGCCATCGATGAGATCACCGCGGGCGACCTCGGCGGCGATTATCCCGCCATCCGCTACGGACCCCCGGAGGTCGACTTCACCATCGACCTGGTAAGCCGCCTGGGCGACGCCTTCACCATCGATGATCTCCACATCGTCGAGACCCACGCCGGGTCCACGACCATCAGGGTCGCGAGTCCCGCGACGCTGTACCGCATGAAGCGTGACACGGTTCGCGGACGCGATCGCGACGACGCTGCGCGGCTGCGCGACGCATTCGACATCGAGGAGTAG
- a CDS encoding GGDEF domain-containing protein: MPNRRRLDDELDRLLALARRYGRPLSVALVDIDHFKRVNDELGHQVGDRALIEVVTRLSALLRQGDLLGRWGGEEFLLLAPYAKHDAALDLAERCREGIARTPFPGVGHLTVSFGVATLTGDDDARSILRRADLALYTAKREGRDRVVGMPGLTDAGELDSSPERNGR, encoded by the coding sequence CTGCCGAACCGTCGCCGGCTCGACGACGAGCTCGACCGGCTGTTGGCGCTCGCCCGGCGCTACGGTCGCCCCCTGTCGGTCGCGCTCGTCGACATCGATCACTTCAAGCGCGTGAACGACGAGCTGGGTCATCAGGTCGGGGATCGCGCGTTGATCGAGGTGGTCACCCGACTCTCGGCCCTGCTGCGCCAGGGGGACCTGCTCGGCCGGTGGGGCGGGGAGGAGTTCCTGCTCCTCGCGCCGTACGCCAAGCACGATGCGGCGCTCGACCTCGCCGAGCGATGCCGCGAGGGGATCGCCCGCACGCCCTTCCCCGGGGTCGGGCACCTCACCGTGAGCTTCGGGGTCGCCACCCTGACCGGCGACGACGACGCCCGCTCGATCCTGCGCCGCGCCGACCTCGCCCTCTATACCGCCAAGCGCGAGGGGCGCGACCGCGTCGTCGGGATGCCCGGTCTCACCGACGCCGGCGAGCTGGACTCCTCCCCCGAGAGGAACGGCCGCTGA